The following are encoded in a window of Algiphilus aromaticivorans DG1253 genomic DNA:
- the secA gene encoding preprotein translocase subunit SecA: MFNNLMSRLFGSRNQRVVSRMRGLVGQVGTFEEELQALSDEQLAAKTPELRQRLADGASLESLRAEAFAVVREAGRRWLGMRHFDVQLIGASVLDSGRIAEMKTGEGKTLVATLAVYLNALTGKGVHVVTVNDYLARRDAEWMGRLYRGLGLTVGVVVPQQEREEKRAAYQADITYCTNNELGFDYLRDNMAFRPEDKMQRGHAYAIIDEVDSILIDEARTPLIISGPTDDKPDLYKRVNEIAPRLVKQEEEDGPGDFSVEEKNRQIYLTEEGHDHVEELMREAGLLEEGDSLYDAQHIVLMHHLNAALRAHHLYKRDDQYIVRDGDVIIIDEFTGRMMTGRRWSDGLHQAVEAKEGVPIQQENQTLASITFQNYFRLYDKLAGMTGTADTEAYEFQSIYGLEVVVVPTHKPMIRDDRADLVYISAEEKFEAVTAEVVEAHNKGQPVLLGTASIETSELLSKLLDKNQIRHEVLNAKQHEREADIIAQAGAPGSVTIATNMAGRGTDIVLGGSLDAELARIPEEDTAAREAARQAWEQRHQQVVDAGGLLVVGSERHESRRIDNQLRGRAGRQGDPGATRFYLSLDDNLMRIFTPPRMRSMLQNMGMEKGEAIEHRWVTRAIETAQRKVEAHNFDIRKHLLDYDNVANDQRKVIYELRDNVISADDVGDLIENIRDEVVDGVIDAHIPPQSVETLWQVGDLEEALRKDFELELPLRQWLEEEKDLNEAGLRQRIREAMVSAYESKREQVGAEVLQHFEKAVSLNVLDRLWREHLAAMDYLRLGIHLRGYAQRDPKQEYKKEAFAMFSDMIARFKHEVISVLARVQIRSEEDVQAVEAQRREPDKVELQHAEAERVATGAVPAGAQPPPADAAAAQAASSGTAGAASGGGRQLPIGAGARQPAPQKPETVKRDVPKVGRNEPCPCGSGKKYKHCHGRVE; this comes from the coding sequence ATGTTCAACAATCTGATGTCCCGGCTGTTCGGCAGCCGGAACCAGCGCGTCGTCTCCCGCATGCGTGGCCTGGTCGGACAGGTCGGCACGTTCGAGGAGGAATTGCAGGCGCTTTCCGACGAGCAGCTGGCCGCCAAGACCCCTGAACTCCGCCAGCGCCTGGCTGATGGCGCCAGCCTCGAATCGCTGCGCGCGGAGGCTTTCGCGGTAGTGCGCGAAGCCGGCAGGCGCTGGCTGGGCATGCGGCACTTCGATGTGCAGCTAATCGGTGCTTCCGTCCTCGACAGTGGCCGAATCGCCGAGATGAAGACCGGTGAGGGCAAGACCCTCGTCGCAACGCTGGCGGTGTATCTCAACGCGCTCACGGGCAAGGGCGTGCACGTAGTCACCGTCAACGATTACCTCGCCCGTCGCGACGCCGAATGGATGGGCCGCCTCTACCGTGGCCTGGGGCTGACCGTGGGTGTGGTCGTGCCGCAGCAGGAGCGCGAAGAGAAGCGTGCCGCCTACCAGGCCGACATCACCTACTGCACCAACAATGAGCTCGGCTTCGACTACCTGCGCGACAACATGGCCTTCCGGCCGGAAGACAAGATGCAGCGCGGGCATGCCTACGCCATCATCGACGAGGTCGACTCCATCCTCATCGACGAGGCGCGCACGCCGCTGATCATCAGCGGGCCGACCGATGACAAGCCGGATCTCTACAAGCGCGTCAACGAGATCGCGCCCCGGCTGGTCAAGCAGGAAGAAGAGGATGGCCCAGGCGATTTCTCGGTCGAAGAGAAGAACCGACAGATCTATCTCACCGAGGAAGGCCACGATCACGTCGAGGAGCTGATGCGTGAGGCCGGGCTGCTCGAGGAGGGCGACAGCCTTTACGACGCGCAGCACATCGTGCTGATGCATCACCTCAACGCGGCACTGCGCGCCCATCATCTCTACAAGCGCGACGATCAATACATCGTGCGCGACGGCGATGTGATCATCATCGACGAGTTCACCGGCCGCATGATGACGGGCCGGCGCTGGTCAGATGGCCTGCACCAGGCCGTCGAGGCCAAGGAAGGCGTGCCGATCCAGCAGGAGAACCAGACGCTGGCATCGATCACCTTCCAGAACTACTTCCGCCTCTACGACAAGCTTGCCGGCATGACCGGCACTGCCGACACCGAGGCCTACGAGTTCCAGTCCATCTACGGGCTGGAAGTGGTCGTCGTCCCGACGCACAAGCCGATGATTCGCGACGATCGTGCCGATCTCGTCTACATCAGCGCCGAGGAGAAGTTCGAGGCTGTTACGGCGGAGGTTGTGGAGGCACATAACAAGGGCCAGCCGGTGCTGCTCGGCACGGCCAGCATCGAGACCTCCGAGTTGCTCTCCAAGCTCCTCGACAAGAACCAGATCCGGCACGAGGTGCTCAACGCCAAGCAGCATGAACGCGAGGCCGACATCATCGCCCAGGCGGGTGCGCCGGGTTCGGTCACCATCGCCACCAACATGGCGGGCCGCGGTACCGATATCGTTCTCGGCGGTTCGCTGGATGCCGAGCTGGCCCGGATCCCCGAAGAGGACACTGCTGCCCGCGAGGCCGCGCGTCAGGCGTGGGAGCAGCGTCATCAGCAAGTGGTGGATGCCGGCGGTCTGCTTGTCGTTGGCTCGGAACGCCACGAGTCGCGGCGCATCGACAACCAGCTGCGTGGCCGCGCCGGGCGTCAGGGCGACCCGGGCGCGACACGTTTCTATCTGTCGCTCGACGACAACCTCATGCGCATCTTCACGCCGCCGCGCATGCGCTCGATGCTGCAGAACATGGGCATGGAAAAGGGCGAGGCTATCGAGCACCGCTGGGTCACGCGCGCCATCGAGACCGCCCAGCGCAAGGTCGAGGCGCACAACTTCGATATTCGCAAGCACCTGCTCGACTACGACAACGTCGCCAACGACCAGCGCAAGGTCATCTACGAGCTGCGCGACAACGTGATCAGCGCCGACGATGTCGGTGATCTCATCGAGAACATCCGCGACGAGGTGGTCGATGGCGTTATCGATGCCCATATCCCGCCACAGAGCGTGGAGACGCTCTGGCAGGTGGGTGATCTCGAGGAAGCGCTGCGCAAGGACTTCGAGCTGGAGCTGCCGCTGCGGCAATGGCTGGAGGAGGAGAAGGATCTCAACGAGGCGGGCCTGCGCCAGCGTATTCGGGAGGCGATGGTGAGCGCCTACGAGAGCAAGCGCGAGCAGGTTGGCGCCGAGGTATTGCAGCACTTCGAGAAGGCCGTGTCGCTGAACGTGCTCGACCGACTCTGGCGTGAGCATCTGGCGGCCATGGACTATCTGCGGCTGGGCATCCACCTGCGTGGTTACGCGCAGCGCGACCCCAAGCAGGAGTACAAGAAGGAAGCCTTCGCGATGTTCAGCGACATGATCGCCCGCTTCAAGCACGAGGTGATCTCGGTGCTGGCGCGTGTGCAGATCAGGAGCGAGGAGGATGTTCAGGCCGTGGAAGCCCAACGCCGCGAGCCCGACAAGGTCGAGCTGCAGCACGCCGAAGCCGAGCGCGTGGCCACCGGCGCGGTGCCTGCCGGTGCTCAGCCGCCGCCTGCGGATGCGGCTGCCGCGCAAGCCGCGTCCAGTGGCACCGCCGGGGCGGCTTCGGGCGGCGGGCGCCAGCTGCCCATCGGCGCGGGCGCGCGTCAGCCGGCGCCGCAGAAGCCGGAGACGGTCAAGCGCGACGTGCCCAAGGTCGGCCGCAACGAGCCCTGCCCCTGCGGCTCCGGCAAGAAGTACAAGCACTGCCACGGCCGGGTGGAATAG
- the argJ gene encoding bifunctional glutamate N-acetyltransferase/amino-acid acetyltransferase ArgJ: MAVNLSAPGDLLPVDGVRLGITSAGVRTAGREDLLLIALDAGTSVAGLFTSNAFSAAPVQICRSRLRERTAVRGLLINSGNANAGTGAAGLEAARHCTAAAETQVGGMVLPFSTGVIGEPLPAARIASAVPRAADRLRPDGWLEAARAIMTTDTQPKAVSRQLSIDGQTLTITGIAKGAGMICPDMATMLAFIATDATISRSTLQEVLGRAAADSFNAITVDGDTSTNDSLMLMATGAAGGAALVPDSEQLAAFEATLAELCVELAQAVVRDGEGATRFITISVAGARDRSEARRVAYTLAHSPLFKTAAFAGDANWGRILAAVGRAPVEALDLSRVAIAIDEVPLIAGGEPHPEYSEARGSAVFARAEFGVNIDLGRGDAQASVYTCDLSHDYVRINAEYRS; this comes from the coding sequence ATGGCGGTGAATCTGTCTGCTCCCGGTGATCTTCTACCGGTCGACGGCGTGCGTCTGGGGATCACCTCGGCAGGAGTGCGCACGGCCGGCCGCGAGGATCTGCTGCTGATCGCGCTGGACGCCGGAACCAGCGTCGCGGGCCTGTTCACGAGCAACGCATTCTCGGCGGCGCCGGTACAGATCTGCCGCAGTCGGCTACGCGAGCGCACTGCCGTGCGTGGCCTGCTGATCAACAGCGGCAACGCCAACGCCGGCACCGGTGCGGCAGGATTGGAAGCTGCCCGCCACTGCACGGCGGCAGCCGAGACGCAAGTCGGCGGCATGGTGCTGCCCTTCTCCACCGGCGTCATCGGCGAGCCGTTACCCGCCGCACGCATCGCCTCGGCCGTTCCGCGCGCGGCTGACCGGCTGCGCCCGGACGGATGGCTGGAGGCGGCGCGCGCCATCATGACCACCGACACGCAGCCCAAGGCGGTCAGCCGGCAGCTCAGCATCGATGGACAGACCCTCACCATCACCGGCATCGCCAAGGGGGCGGGCATGATCTGCCCCGATATGGCGACGATGCTCGCCTTTATTGCCACCGACGCCACCATCTCGCGTTCCACCTTGCAGGAGGTGTTGGGGCGTGCCGCCGCCGACAGCTTCAACGCCATTACCGTCGACGGCGATACCTCCACGAACGACAGCCTGATGCTAATGGCTACCGGCGCAGCCGGCGGCGCGGCGTTGGTCCCGGATAGCGAGCAGCTCGCCGCTTTCGAGGCGACGCTGGCAGAGCTCTGTGTCGAACTGGCGCAGGCTGTGGTGCGCGACGGTGAGGGCGCGACCCGTTTCATCACCATCTCGGTGGCCGGCGCGCGGGACCGGAGCGAGGCACGGCGCGTGGCCTACACGCTGGCGCATTCGCCGCTGTTCAAGACAGCCGCCTTCGCCGGTGATGCCAACTGGGGACGGATCCTCGCCGCCGTGGGGCGTGCGCCGGTGGAGGCCCTGGACCTGTCGCGTGTGGCCATCGCCATCGACGAGGTGCCGCTGATCGCCGGCGGTGAGCCGCATCCCGAGTACAGCGAAGCCAGGGGAAGCGCTGTCTTCGCGCGCGCAGAGTTCGGCGTGAATATCGATCTCGGTCGCGGCGACGCGCAGGCGTCGGTCTATACCTGCGATCTCTCGCATGACTATGTCCGCATCAACGCCGAGTACCGCAGCTGA
- a CDS encoding Nudix family hydrolase — translation MTMSASTPSTAAEAEPLRVAAAALRAPDGSVLLAQRGPHKSYAGQWEFPGGKIESGETAEAALRRELTEELGIAAGALEPLIRLRHDYPELSVALEVFECRDWQGQPQGLEGQRLEWVAPGALVDWPLLAADAPIVTALRLPVHYVFTAVDMQVEAVLGGLDDLPEGALLRLRLPAMPQAEYARLAEQVAGSIGAHRLVVDRGSALAARLGCRLHLDGAALAAGEAMAGLSCIASVHDAEQIRRARTLGAEAAVLGPVEATASHPGVSPLGWSGFESLAADAGLPVYAIGGMKPADAAKARARGGQGCAGIGAFWPRR, via the coding sequence ATGACTATGTCCGCATCAACGCCGAGTACCGCAGCTGAAGCCGAGCCGCTGCGGGTTGCCGCGGCAGCGCTGCGCGCACCCGACGGCAGCGTGCTGCTCGCCCAACGCGGGCCGCATAAGTCCTACGCCGGGCAATGGGAATTCCCAGGCGGCAAGATCGAGTCCGGCGAGACCGCCGAAGCTGCCCTGCGGCGCGAGCTGACGGAGGAACTGGGCATTGCCGCCGGCGCGCTGGAGCCGCTGATCCGCCTGCGCCACGATTACCCGGAGTTGTCGGTGGCACTGGAAGTCTTCGAGTGCCGTGACTGGCAGGGGCAGCCACAGGGTCTCGAGGGCCAGCGCCTGGAATGGGTGGCGCCGGGCGCGCTCGTCGACTGGCCGCTGTTGGCTGCCGACGCGCCCATCGTGACGGCGCTGCGCCTGCCGGTGCACTACGTATTTACCGCTGTCGATATGCAGGTGGAGGCAGTGCTTGGAGGCCTCGACGATCTTCCGGAGGGTGCCTTGCTGCGGCTACGCCTGCCGGCGATGCCGCAAGCTGAGTACGCGCGCTTGGCCGAACAAGTCGCAGGCAGCATCGGAGCGCATCGGCTGGTGGTCGACCGCGGGTCGGCGCTGGCCGCGCGGCTGGGCTGCCGTCTGCATCTCGACGGCGCGGCACTGGCTGCCGGGGAAGCTATGGCGGGTTTGAGCTGTATCGCCTCCGTGCACGACGCCGAGCAGATCAGGCGCGCCCGCACGCTTGGCGCGGAGGCTGCTGTATTGGGCCCCGTCGAGGCCACCGCAAGTCATCCCGGCGTGTCGCCGCTGGGTTGGAGTGGTTTCGAGTCGTTGGCGGCCGATGCCGGCCTGCCGGTTTACGCAATCGGCGGCATGAAGCCGGCCGACGCCGCCAAGGCGCGCGCCCGTGGCGGACAGGGTTGCGCCGGTATCGGCGCCTTCTGGCCCAGGCGCTGA
- a CDS encoding N-acyl-D-amino-acid deacylase family protein translates to MEGSTGTTFDTVIRGARVFDGTGSAPVTKDVAIRDGRIAAVGEGLASGREEIDADGLWLMPGLLDIHTHFDLEVELAPGLPEAVRHGSTTVVMSNCSLGLAYGNQRRDGADPIVDCFARVENVPKHVLTKVADAVDWSDSAAYLDHFDGLPLGPNVVAMVPHSMLRIEVMGMQDSVERDPTEAELAQMERLVEKGMTEGYVGFSTDSLPFHFLANQPNVRKQIPTQFAPYRELKRLTNVVRRWGRVWQATPPKDSKVGVFRNFLLTSGRLFGKPLKVTAVAAIDLAMNRSILKMGLLLSRLLNSRLVGGHFRFQALPARFKTWADGVITPIAEEIPALRRLNECDLEDRASRQRILADPEYVTDFRRMWYHGRHGFNLARIKHWLRMDDNVLSRDLADMTIDDCPVAEWRGETMAAVRERLLVWQHDGSGVRSEAEAETFASFPQAPDEADFFLHLLRRFDTDLRWWTISANRDMAVVEELLFNPKLLPGFNDSGAHLTNMAFYDGNLRMLKIAQRHGEAKVAEAVRRLTREPADFFAIDAGRLEPGAAADLLLVDPKTLAAWEPEATYQYIWRDAFQHHQLVNRSEGVVRRVYVAGHCAFADGAFTPDFGCKPMGRLLRNRDHEAAQAVDTATRVAA, encoded by the coding sequence ATGGAAGGCAGCACGGGCACGACTTTCGATACGGTGATTCGCGGCGCGCGCGTCTTCGATGGCACCGGAAGCGCACCGGTTACGAAGGATGTCGCCATCCGCGACGGGCGTATTGCTGCCGTGGGCGAAGGCCTTGCGTCGGGGCGCGAGGAGATAGACGCCGACGGGCTCTGGCTTATGCCTGGGTTACTCGATATCCACACCCATTTCGATCTGGAAGTGGAGTTGGCGCCGGGGCTCCCCGAGGCGGTGCGCCACGGCAGCACGACGGTGGTCATGTCGAACTGCTCGCTGGGCCTGGCCTACGGCAATCAGCGGCGCGACGGCGCCGACCCCATCGTCGACTGTTTCGCGCGCGTCGAGAACGTGCCCAAGCATGTACTCACCAAGGTGGCCGATGCGGTGGACTGGTCCGATTCCGCCGCCTATCTCGATCACTTCGACGGCCTGCCGCTGGGCCCGAACGTCGTGGCCATGGTCCCGCACTCGATGCTGCGCATCGAGGTCATGGGTATGCAGGATTCAGTGGAGCGCGACCCGACCGAAGCCGAGTTGGCGCAGATGGAGCGACTGGTCGAGAAGGGGATGACGGAAGGCTACGTCGGCTTCTCCACCGATTCGCTGCCTTTCCATTTTCTCGCCAACCAGCCCAACGTGCGCAAGCAGATTCCGACGCAGTTCGCGCCCTATCGTGAGCTCAAGCGACTGACCAACGTCGTGCGCCGCTGGGGGCGCGTCTGGCAGGCGACACCGCCGAAAGACAGCAAGGTCGGTGTCTTCCGCAACTTCCTGCTGACTTCCGGGCGCCTCTTCGGCAAGCCGCTGAAGGTCACCGCCGTCGCGGCCATCGACCTCGCGATGAACCGCTCCATCCTGAAGATGGGGCTGCTGCTGTCGCGCCTTCTGAATTCGCGACTGGTGGGGGGGCACTTCCGCTTCCAGGCGTTGCCGGCGCGCTTCAAGACCTGGGCCGACGGTGTCATCACGCCGATCGCCGAAGAGATTCCCGCGCTGCGCCGCCTCAATGAGTGCGACCTGGAAGATCGCGCCAGCCGCCAGCGAATCCTCGCTGATCCCGAGTACGTCACTGACTTCCGGCGCATGTGGTACCACGGCCGGCACGGCTTCAATCTGGCGCGCATCAAGCATTGGCTGCGCATGGATGACAACGTGCTGTCGCGCGATCTGGCCGACATGACCATCGACGACTGCCCGGTTGCCGAGTGGCGCGGCGAGACCATGGCGGCCGTGCGCGAGCGCCTGCTCGTCTGGCAGCACGACGGTAGCGGCGTGCGCAGCGAGGCCGAGGCCGAGACCTTCGCCAGCTTCCCGCAGGCCCCCGACGAGGCCGATTTCTTTCTGCACCTGCTGCGCCGCTTCGACACCGATCTGCGCTGGTGGACGATCTCGGCCAACCGCGACATGGCGGTGGTCGAGGAGCTGTTGTTCAATCCCAAACTGCTGCCCGGATTCAACGATAGCGGGGCGCATCTCACCAATATGGCCTTCTACGACGGCAACCTGCGTATGCTCAAGATCGCGCAGCGCCACGGTGAGGCCAAGGTGGCGGAGGCGGTGCGTCGGCTGACACGCGAGCCGGCGGACTTCTTTGCCATTGACGCCGGCCGGCTGGAGCCGGGCGCAGCCGCCGATCTGTTGCTCGTCGACCCGAAGACCTTGGCGGCCTGGGAGCCCGAGGCCACCTATCAGTACATCTGGCGAGACGCCTTCCAGCACCACCAGCTGGTCAATCGCTCGGAAGGTGTGGTGAGGCGCGTTTACGTCGCCGGGCACTGCGCTTTCGCCGACGGTGCCTTCACGCCCGATTTCGGCTGCAAGCCCATGGGCCGGCTTCTGCGCAACCGTGACCATGAGGCCGCGCAGGCCGTCGATACAGCGACGCGCGTTGCCGCCTGA
- a CDS encoding TolC family outer membrane protein, with translation MRRCFAIVLLFALTTELKAMDLVAAFERALQSDRQLAAARHEREAAAAGQPLARADYLPQILVSAALGCERQDQSTRDDSGANPTPARDCAEIFGAETARTENIAAELSQPVIDAPAWLGMRRAERATARADIRLAEAEQALLLRVASTYFDVLAADDALRFALAERDAVTEQRELAEQRFEVGLSAITDVQEAQARYDLTIARALEAAQALFDARDALQEIIDQRPAELARPETAFSTPPPDPAELEPWIERARAQNLTLRIAELDAELAERDTAIARAQRWPTLELEGRYGRSEQPGFVLSTESRRIGLLLEVPVFTGGRISAQVDQAAAIADQRDAEREGTLRSVLRTARNSFQSIRTSRARVAALQKAVRSNETALEAAEAGIEVGTRTAVDALDAQQTLFGARSDLSRARYDYMLAVLELERAAGSLGPDDLLRLNKLLSPGEPLLKAAVVEAELMRQ, from the coding sequence ATGCGCCGCTGCTTTGCCATCGTGCTGCTGTTTGCCCTGACGACTGAGCTCAAGGCGATGGATCTGGTGGCGGCCTTCGAGCGCGCCCTGCAAAGCGACCGTCAACTCGCAGCGGCGCGCCACGAGCGCGAAGCTGCGGCCGCCGGGCAGCCGCTGGCGCGTGCCGACTACCTGCCTCAGATCCTGGTCTCGGCCGCCCTCGGCTGCGAACGCCAGGATCAGAGCACGCGCGACGACTCCGGCGCCAACCCGACACCGGCGCGCGACTGCGCCGAGATCTTCGGCGCTGAGACAGCCCGCACCGAGAACATCGCCGCTGAACTGAGCCAGCCCGTCATCGACGCCCCTGCCTGGCTGGGAATGCGCCGCGCCGAGCGCGCCACCGCCCGCGCCGACATCAGGCTGGCCGAGGCCGAGCAGGCCCTGCTGCTGCGCGTGGCGAGCACCTACTTCGACGTGCTCGCCGCCGACGACGCCCTGCGCTTCGCTCTGGCCGAGCGCGACGCCGTCACCGAACAGCGCGAGCTGGCCGAGCAACGCTTCGAGGTCGGCCTGTCGGCCATCACGGACGTACAGGAGGCGCAAGCGCGCTACGACCTGACAATCGCGCGTGCGCTGGAGGCTGCACAGGCGCTCTTCGATGCCCGCGACGCGCTGCAGGAAATCATCGACCAGCGACCCGCCGAGTTAGCGCGCCCCGAAACCGCCTTCTCCACGCCGCCACCGGACCCGGCAGAGCTCGAGCCCTGGATCGAGCGCGCACGCGCGCAGAATCTGACACTGCGCATTGCCGAGCTCGACGCCGAGCTGGCCGAGCGCGACACCGCCATCGCCCGCGCCCAACGCTGGCCGACGCTGGAACTGGAGGGACGCTACGGGCGCAGCGAGCAGCCCGGCTTCGTGCTCAGCACGGAATCGCGACGCATCGGCCTGTTGCTCGAGGTTCCAGTCTTCACCGGCGGGCGCATCAGCGCGCAGGTGGATCAGGCCGCTGCCATCGCCGACCAGCGCGACGCCGAGCGCGAGGGCACGCTGCGCAGCGTGCTGCGTACTGCGCGCAACAGCTTCCAGAGCATCCGCACCAGTCGCGCACGCGTGGCTGCGCTACAGAAGGCGGTGCGCTCCAACGAGACGGCGCTGGAAGCCGCCGAGGCCGGCATCGAGGTCGGCACGCGTACGGCCGTCGACGCGCTGGACGCCCAGCAGACTCTTTTCGGCGCGCGCAGTGATCTGTCGCGCGCGCGTTACGACTACATGCTGGCCGTGCTGGAACTGGAGCGCGCCGCCGGCAGCCTCGGCCCGGACGACCTGCTGCGCCTCAACAAGCTGCTCAGTCCGGGCGAGCCTCTGTTGAAGGCCGCGGTCGTCGAAGCCGAGCTGATGCGGCAGTAG
- a CDS encoding OmpA family protein → MKLRSIASGLACAGLIFAANAAAEEDKTSSYFSVLGGYTMMDEDRTPMEAGDEGYGMRFVYGWQYPSRWGWGLALESQILETDIPSFTDFYRHSIELHGTYALGDREGFTPYALLGVGGNYNDVRDVDYSGDSFDPYGTAGLGFVTAPIIETGQIKLRGELRYIYDTFGDEFQDYQASIGIEIPLFGKREPLEQPEQPEPEVRVVEAELEDSDGDGIPDEGDKCPGTPAGTRVDGEGCALGDTIDLYGVLFAFDSSDLHGNARRLLMPVVNLFNRYPDLEVEVAGHTDSLGSDDYNQDLSQRRAEAVRQFLIDHGVPAGQVEARGYGEEEPVASNDTEEGRELNRRVEIRILN, encoded by the coding sequence ATGAAATTACGTTCCATCGCCTCGGGGCTGGCCTGCGCCGGCCTCATCTTTGCGGCCAATGCCGCGGCTGAGGAAGACAAGACCAGCAGCTATTTTTCCGTCCTGGGTGGCTATACCATGATGGACGAGGATCGTACGCCCATGGAGGCGGGCGACGAAGGTTACGGCATGCGTTTCGTCTACGGCTGGCAATACCCCTCGCGTTGGGGCTGGGGCCTGGCGCTGGAATCGCAGATCCTCGAGACCGACATCCCCTCCTTCACCGATTTCTACCGCCACAGCATCGAGTTGCATGGCACCTACGCTCTGGGCGATCGGGAGGGTTTCACGCCCTACGCGTTGCTCGGCGTGGGTGGCAACTACAACGATGTCCGGGATGTCGACTATTCCGGCGACAGCTTCGACCCCTACGGCACGGCCGGCCTCGGCTTCGTGACCGCACCCATCATCGAGACCGGGCAGATCAAGCTTCGCGGCGAGCTGCGCTACATCTACGACACCTTCGGCGATGAGTTCCAGGACTATCAGGCCTCGATCGGCATCGAGATCCCGCTCTTCGGCAAGCGCGAGCCGTTGGAGCAACCCGAGCAGCCGGAGCCTGAAGTCCGCGTGGTGGAAGCCGAGCTGGAGGATTCCGATGGCGACGGCATTCCGGATGAGGGTGACAAGTGCCCCGGCACGCCTGCCGGGACGCGCGTAGACGGCGAGGGTTGCGCCCTGGGCGACACCATCGACCTCTACGGCGTGCTCTTTGCCTTCGATTCGTCGGATCTGCACGGCAATGCGCGCCGCCTGCTGATGCCGGTGGTGAATCTCTTCAATCGCTATCCGGATCTGGAGGTCGAGGTCGCCGGTCACACGGATAGTCTCGGATCCGACGACTACAACCAGGATCTCTCGCAGCGCCGCGCGGAGGCAGTGCGTCAGTTCCTGATCGACCACGGCGTTCCGGCTGGACAGGTGGAAGCGCGCGGCTACGGCGAGGAAGAGCCGGTGGCGAGCAATGACACCGAGGAAGGGCGCGAGCTGAATCGTCGCGTCGAGATCCGGATTCTCAACTAA